In Acidobacteriota bacterium, the sequence CGATTTGACAACATTGCTGACCTACTTTCACGACGAACTCAGTCTGATCGGCTTTCACGGTCCCATGTTGGCGAAGGACTTCGCTCGGCCTGAAGGCGTGCATCTCAAGTCATTCTCCTTCGCCAGCTCTGGGCAGCCGCAGTGGACTATTACCAACTCGGATTCACCTGCGATGGAGGCGATTTGCCCTGGAGAGGCAGAAGGCAAATTGTACGGTGGGTGCCTTTCACTGCTGGTTGCCTCTCTCGGAACACCTTATGAGATTCGGACAGAAGAGACGATTCTGTTTCTCGAAGATCTGGGTGAGTGGCCCTATCGAATCGATCGCATGCTGATGCAATTAAGATACGCAGGTAAGCTGGAGAAAGTGCGAGGCATCGTTTTTGGAGAGATGCTCGAGTGCTCTCCTCCCGCAAGCGCGGGCTACACTCTTCAGGAGGCAATTGCCCACATCCTGGGCGACCTGAATGTCCCGGTAGCATTCGGGTTGCGCTCCGGACACGTTTCTGCTGAAAACATCACGCTGCCGATTGGGGTGCGTGCGCGATTGATAGTTGCAGAGAGCGCGACGCTGGAGATTCTGGAAGCTGCAACTACACCACGCAGTGAGACCACGAGGGCAGGATAGGATTGAGCGAACGCGAGCACGTACACCTCATCGGGATATGCGGCACAGCAATGGCGTCTCTTGCTGGCTTACTGAAGCAGCGCGGATTTCACGTGACTGGCTCCGATGCCGCTGCGTATCCGCCGATGTCCGACCTGCTCCGCAGCATGGGCATTCCCCTTGCGGAACCATACTCCGAGGAGAACCTGAAACGACGTCCCGATCTGGTAATAGTTGGCAATGCGATCTCACGCGGCAACGTTGAATTGGAGCATGTGCTGGACCATCATATTCCGCTTCGGTCTTTGCCGCAGGTCCTTTACGAAAGCTTTTTGCGGGGACGTGAGTCGATCGTTGTAGCCGGGACGCATGGAAAAACCACGACGACCTCCATGCTTTCGTGGATCTTCCAGGTCGCAGGAAAGAACCCATCGTTCCTGATCGGAGGCGTCGCAGAAAACTTCGCAACCAGTTTCGCCTTGCGGCAAAGCAAACACTTCATCCTTGAAGGCGACGAATACGATACCGCGTTCTTCGATAAAGGTCCGAAGTTCCTGCACTACTTTCCCGATTCCGTGATTGTCTCGTCTGTCGAATTTGATCACGCGGATATCTACAGAGATCTTGATGCAGTGAAGACATCCTTCAAGCGCCTGGTGAACCTTATTCCGCGAAGCGGATATCTCGTGGCATACGATAATTCCGTCAACCTCGATGAATGCGTAGCGCGCGCTTTCTGCAAAGTCGAACGTTATGGTCAACGTGAGACATCGGCCTGGCGAGCTGTTGATCTGGTGTTTGGAAGCGATGAAACATCGTGGAAGATTGAGCGAGAAGGAAAGCCGTGGGCCGATTTGCGAATGTCTCTTGCCGGTGAGTACAACGTGATGAACGCGACAGCCGCTGCTGCCATGGCCGCGCGCTACGACATTTCCGCCGATTCAGTTGCTGAAGCCCTTGCTTCGTTTAAGAGTGTGAAGCGGCGCCTCGAAGTGAAGGCGGAAGTTGCGGGCGTAACCATCATTGATGACTTCGCACACCATCCCACTGCGATTGCGGAGACTCTGAAGGCGCTGCGCACTCGCTACAAGAACCGCCGTCTGTGGGCGATTCTGGAGCCGCGCTCGAACACGCTGCGCCGGAATATCTTCTTTAAAGAACTGGCAGCGAGCCTTGCGAATGCGGATGAGATCGTTGTGGCCAGCGTCTTCAAGGCTGAAGCGATTCCCGAGGGGGAGCGCCTTTCGAGCACGGAATTAGTGAAGGAACTTAATAAGCGGAAGCATCCTGCGCGCGAGTGTAAGGATGCCGACGCGATTATCGAGTCCATTACTCCCGAATTGCGCGAAGGAGATGTTGTTGCCATCCTCTCGAATGGCGGCTTCGGCGGAATTTACGAGAAGCTGCCTGCGCGTTTGAGCAAGACGGCATGAGACTGCGCTCGGTGCGTCTCCTAGCTCCTGTGCTGCTCCTGATTGCGGCCGCTGCGCGGGCGCAGACGGAATCGAAACTTGATTACACGATCACGCTGGCTGATGCTGCGCATCATCGCGTTCATGTAACCATGACCTACGATGCGGAGAGCGCCGGCAATCAAGTTCAATTGCCGGTATGGAACGCTCTTTATCAGGTGCGTGACTTCGCCAAGAACGTGATTGGAGTGAAAGCCTTGAGTCAGTCAGGAGAACAACTGCCTCTAATACAGATAGACAAAACTACCTGGGAATTCAAGCCCAAGCCGGGTTGGGTGACAGTGCAGTACGATCTCATGCTCGATGAGGCGGGTCCCTTTGGGGCGCAGTTCAATGCGCACCACGCGTTCTTTAACCTGGCTGAGGTCTTGATGTATCCGCCCGCCGGACGAGAATTGCCGATCACCCTGCGTTTTGAACAAGTGCCTCCGGGCTGGAAATTGGCAACTGCTCTTCCATCATTGGATGTTCACGCCCGGGATGTTCATACCGCCACACCCAGCGAGACTTTGGCTCATGTTCTCAGGGCGACCAACTACGATCGCCTCGAAGAAGATCACGGCAGCAGAAACTGCCTGGATGGATGATCGGCCGTTCGATACGTACGTCTTCATCTATCACTTTCCTCACGCGCCGGCAGGCGGTGGTATGGAGCACGCGTACTCGACCGCGATCGATCTTTCTGCGAATGAATTGAAGGACCTGAGAAACTTTCAGTCTGTAAGCGCTCACGAGTTCTTTCATTTGTGGAATGTGAAGCGCATTCGTCCACAGTCGCTCGAGCCAATCGATTACTCCCGGGAGAACTACACGCGAGCGCTGTGGTTCAGCGAAGGTGTGACCACGACCGCTGCGGACCTGGCGCTGCTGAAAGCCGGTTTGATGAAGCCAGAAGACTATTTCAAGAAGCTTTCTGCAGCCATTACCACGTTGCAATCACGTCCAGCCCACCTGACGCAATCTGCTGAGGAGTCGAGCCTCGATACGTGGCTCGACAAGTACCCGACCTACCGTTCGCCGGAGCGCAGCATTAACTACTACAACAAAGGTGAACTACTGGGTGTTCTACTCGACTTGAAGATTCGCGAGGATTCCCATGGACGGTACTCAATTCGCGACCTATTCCAGAAACTGAATCGCGACTACGCGAAGCAGCGCAAGTTCTTTAACGATTCCGATGATGTTCGTGCAGTTTCGGAAAGTCTTACGGGATCTGATCTGCGCAACTTCTTCGATCACTATGTTGCGGGAACGCAAGAGCTTCCATACAACGATCTTTTTGCGACAGTCGGGTTAAACCTCTCACAGGAAAATCGGACGATTGCCGACCCTGGCTTTCGGGCGGCGCGAAATTTCACGCCTCCTCCTGTCATAGAAGAGGTCTATGGCGATCAGGCGCGCAGTGCAGGCTTACGCGTAGGTGACGAGATCCTTGCTGTCGATGGGCAGCAGCCTGCGCGTTCGCTTGAGCAACAATTTGCGAATTCCACACCGGGCAGAAGAGTTCGCCTCACAGTGCAATCGCGCGGTGTCCGGAAAGATATTGAATTGACGCTTGGCGAGCAGTCGCTCACAGCATATGTCTTGCGCGAATCGCAGCAAGCGACTGCAGAGCAGCTTGCCCATCGCAAGGCCTGGCTCGACTCAGAGGACCAGATTCCGTCGCGCCCTCAATGATTTCCGCGTTCAGAACTGCGTTGGCATTGGTCTTCACCATTTTGGCCACTATTTTAGGAGCACTCGTCGCGTTTCCCTGGACATGGATCAGCGGCAGCGCCGACGTTCTCTATGCGATCGCCATGTCAATTGCCCGAACCGGCCTTCGCATAGCTGGCGTTCGCATCCAGATCGAGGGAATGGAGCGAATAAATCCTTCGGAGACCTACATTTTTATGTGCAACCACGTCTCCAACCTCGATCCGCCGATATTAATTCCGGCTCTACCTCGACGCACTTCTGTGCTAGTCAAGAAGGAGCTCTTTCAGGTTCCTATTTTAGGACGTGCCATGCGCATGGGAGATCTGGTCGCCGTAGACAGGCGCAATCGTGAGGCAGCGGTAAATAGCATGCGCGCAGCCGAAGCGGTGATGTCCAGAGGACTGAACATGACGGTCTTTCCCGAAGGCACACGCTCCAGGGATGGTCGTCTGCTTCCTTTTAAGAAAGGGCCTTTTTACCTGGCGATGGACAGTGGTATTCCAGTTGTTGCGGTAACAATCTTAGGTTCGGAATCCCTGATGCCAAAGGGGAGTAGTCTGATCCATCCCGGAACCGTGCGCCTGGTGTTTCACGCGCAGATCTCCCCAAAGCAATTCACCGATAACGACGACCTCATTTCGGCGGTCCGCAGCGAGATCGCCTCAGCGCTACCGCCCAGTCTGCGCGAACCGAATCTTAATTCCGCGTCGTGACATTTCGCGCAAGAACAAATCTGTGGGCACGTCGAGTTCTTGCTTGATCCCGCCCTGCTTCGCGATCGCACCATTGGCAATCATCTGAAGCACCACTGATGCGGGC encodes:
- a CDS encoding LD-carboxypeptidase; translation: MTAERSSLFRPPVLQRGDTVGIVAPAGPVNRKEFEAGVLALQQIGLVPVFSESIFERERYFAGGIRRRVDELHEMFRLPEVKAIICTRGGYGSNYLLPHLDLSLIAKNPKIFCGYSDLTTLLTYFHDELSLIGFHGPMLAKDFARPEGVHLKSFSFASSGQPQWTITNSDSPAMEAICPGEAEGKLYGGCLSLLVASLGTPYEIRTEETILFLEDLGEWPYRIDRMLMQLRYAGKLEKVRGIVFGEMLECSPPASAGYTLQEAIAHILGDLNVPVAFGLRSGHVSAENITLPIGVRARLIVAESATLEILEAATTPRSETTRAG
- a CDS encoding 1-acyl-sn-glycerol-3-phosphate acyltransferase, translated to MISAFRTALALVFTILATILGALVAFPWTWISGSADVLYAIAMSIARTGLRIAGVRIQIEGMERINPSETYIFMCNHVSNLDPPILIPALPRRTSVLVKKELFQVPILGRAMRMGDLVAVDRRNREAAVNSMRAAEAVMSRGLNMTVFPEGTRSRDGRLLPFKKGPFYLAMDSGIPVVAVTILGSESLMPKGSSLIHPGTVRLVFHAQISPKQFTDNDDLISAVRSEIASALPPSLREPNLNSAS
- a CDS encoding UDP-N-acetylmuramate:L-alanyl-gamma-D-glutamyl-meso-diaminopimelate ligase; the encoded protein is MSEREHVHLIGICGTAMASLAGLLKQRGFHVTGSDAAAYPPMSDLLRSMGIPLAEPYSEENLKRRPDLVIVGNAISRGNVELEHVLDHHIPLRSLPQVLYESFLRGRESIVVAGTHGKTTTTSMLSWIFQVAGKNPSFLIGGVAENFATSFALRQSKHFILEGDEYDTAFFDKGPKFLHYFPDSVIVSSVEFDHADIYRDLDAVKTSFKRLVNLIPRSGYLVAYDNSVNLDECVARAFCKVERYGQRETSAWRAVDLVFGSDETSWKIEREGKPWADLRMSLAGEYNVMNATAAAAMAARYDISADSVAEALASFKSVKRRLEVKAEVAGVTIIDDFAHHPTAIAETLKALRTRYKNRRLWAILEPRSNTLRRNIFFKELAASLANADEIVVASVFKAEAIPEGERLSSTELVKELNKRKHPARECKDADAIIESITPELREGDVVAILSNGGFGGIYEKLPARLSKTA